A stretch of the Narcine bancroftii isolate sNarBan1 chromosome 14, sNarBan1.hap1, whole genome shotgun sequence genome encodes the following:
- the LOC138749416 gene encoding microtubule-actin cross-linking factor 1-like, giving the protein MIHFEKELAKIKAGEIESKSLTFKVKKQQFLLKDFQFHKEDLRHLRRSWKSVFDAGFHLEIRNAIQTDKIQIDLDAISQRVDETVESTDARFNTLQSEYFELGSRLGRKLHQQWQEKADELCLWLESIEKERRMVQLETISNPEILQQELENITVLHEEISEHEDALEKLQEAAKCLLSLSNDVVPNVLQLRKTTATILQRFQRLHQGASEEKRKLERTNVQEEDLKDS; this is encoded by the exons ATGATTCATTTTGAGAAGGAACTAGCAAAGATAAAAGCTGGGGAAATTGAATCCAAGTCATTGACATTCAAGGTGAAGAAGCAGCAATTCCTTTTGAAAGATTTTCAATTTCACAAAGAGGATCTAAGACACCTCAGACGATCTTGGAAAAGTGTCTTTGATGCTGGCTTTCACTTGGAAATAAGGAATGCAATTCAGACCGACAAGATCCAAATTGATCTGGATGCCATAAGCCAACGTGTGGATGAGACGGTTGAAAGCACCGATGCTCGCTTCAACACACTTCAATCAGAA TACTTTGAACTTGGATCCCGTCTTGGCAGAAAGTTACATCAACAATGGCAAGAGAAGGCCGATGAGCTGTGTTTGTGGCTAGAGAGCATCGAAAAAGAGAGAAGAATGGTTCAGCTGGAAACCATCTCTAATCCAGAAATCTTGCAGCAAGAACTTGAAAATATCACG GTCCTTCATGAAGAAATTTCTGAACATGAAGATGCTCTTGAAAAGTTACAGGAAGCAGCAAAGTGCCTGCTGTCCTTGAGCAATGACGTTGTTCCAAATGTACTTCAGCTTCGAAAGACCACAG CTACCATTCTACAGAGATTCCAGCGTTTGCAtcagggagcatcagaggagaagagGAAGCTGGAACGGACAAATGTCCAAGAGGAAGACCTCAAAG ATTCGTAA